Within Mongoliitalea daihaiensis, the genomic segment TATGAAATGGAACAATGGGACGGAGATGTTGAAATGGAAGAACGCTATGTACTCATTGTCAAAGTACCTAAAACAGGAATGAAGCATCTGCACAAAAACGCTGCAGGTAGAGAAACATATTACATTAGGCGAGGGGATCAAACCATCCCTCAATAATTAGTTTTTAGCTCCTAAAGAAACTCCTAATAAGGAATTTATAAGACTTAAAATCAATGCAAATGCCAATGCCCACCAAAACCCATCCACTCCAAAACCACCAACAATTTCGGATGCCAATAAGATTAAAATTGCATTTATAGCCAATAGAAACAATCCCAAAGTAACAATGGTGATGGGAATGGTTAATACGATTAGGATTGGCTTAACTGTCAAATTGAGCAATGCCAATAAAGCAGTCAGCACAATGGCTGTAACAAAACCATCTACATGAACACCTGGCAACAGGTATGCTGTAATGATCACAGAAACAGCACCCAAAACAAGTTGTGTTAGGATTCCAACTGCATCGGAGGACTTACTCATAGTTCACTTTTTTTTGAAATTGATAATTTGATACCCCAAATTAAGAATCTTGTCACATATTCATACTGTTTCACAAAAATTATTTATAAACATTAAGGCTAAACAGTATATTTGTATTGTATATATTCATTCAAAATTAATTAATAGTGATTTTAATTGCTTTCTTTCTTCTGCATTGGTATTTCTCGTTGTTTTGCCAGAGTTTCTTTCTCCATCGGTACGCTGCCCATCAAATGTTTTCTATGACAAAATTTTGGGAACGGTTCTTTTATGTATTTACTTGGATTTGTCAAGGGAGCTCCTACCTTTCTCCAAGAGCATATGCAGTATTGCACCGTATGCATCATG encodes:
- a CDS encoding phage holin family protein, coding for MSKSSDAVGILTQLVLGAVSVIITAYLLPGVHVDGFVTAIVLTALLALLNLTVKPILIVLTIPITIVTLGLFLLAINAILILLASEIVGGFGVDGFWWALAFALILSLINSLLGVSLGAKN